TAAAAAAAAATATTTTAAAATTTTGAATATAAAAAAAAAAATAAATAATTTATCTATTAATAAAAAAAACTACTTTAATTTAATAGAAAAGATTTCAAAAATTAAATCAAATAAAACAAAGTGGTTTACAATAAAAAACATACCTAAACAAATTAATTTTAAAAAAATAATAAATTTTCTAAAAATGCAAAAATATTATAAAATTTATAAAAAAAAAAATTGTATAAATTATCACTTCCAAGATAAAAATAAAAATTTTTATATTCAAATAATAGGATTTAAAAAAGAAAAAAATAAATCATTTAAAAATACAAAAAAACAAATAAAACATTTGTTAAAAATAAATAAAGCAAAAATTAAAGCATATAAAAAATTAAAAAAAATAGAAAAAGAATTAAATAAAAAATCATTTAAAAATTTTAATCATGAAAAATTAAAATTTGAAAAAAAAATATATAATACTAAAAAAAATAAAAAAAAATTTTCAAAATATATTAATAATTTAAATAAAAAATTTAATAATAAAAAACCAATTTATGTTAAAATAACTGATTATAAAAAAAAATGGATAATATTAAAATTATTTAAAAAAAAATATATAAAAATGAATAAAAATAAAAAAAATAATTTAGACATTCGTTCTAATCTTTTTAATCAAAAATTATTAATTAGTCTTATCTTAAAAAATTTACGTTCAAAATCTAAAATAAAATATAACGATAAATATCTCATTTTAAAAAAAAAATCTAAAAATAAAAATTTACTTTTTAAAAAATTTTAAATATTCCACTTAAATTCATGAATAATGTTTTTTTTAAAATATTAAATTACTAAGGTTATCTTGTGCGATTATTTAAACAATTAAATTGGTATTTTCTACAAGAATGGAAAAGATATACTGGATCAATTATAATATTAATTATTGTTGCATGTTTACAAACTATTCCTCCAAAAATAGTTGGAAAAATTGTAGATTCAATTGTAAAAAAAAATTTAAAATTTCATGATTCAATAAAATTAATTTATATTATGATATTTATTGCTCTTACAACATATTTATTAAGATATATATGGAGAATATTACTATTTGGAGCATCATATAAATTAGCAATTAAATTAAGAACATTATTTTATAATTCAATTGTTCAACAAAATCAAGATTTTTATATTAAAAATAGAACAGGAGATTTAATAACACGAGTAAGTAATGACATTGAACGTATTATCTTTGCAGCTGGAGAAGGAGTACTAACACTAGTTGATTCCTTAGTAATGGGTATTTCTGTACTAATAGTAATGTGTACTCAAATAAGTTATAAATTAACTTTTTTTGCATTAATTCCAATGCCTATTATGACTATTTTTATAAAAAAATACGGAAAAGAACTTCATAAAAAATTTTTTAAATACCAAATTTCTTTTTCAGCGTTAAACAATAAAACTCAAGAAATTTTAACTAGTATAAGAATGATTAGAGCATATGGATTAGAAAAATTTCAATTAAAAGAATTTGAAAAATTAGTAAAAAAATCAAGCCAAAGAAGTATGAAAGTCACTAAAGTTGATGCAAAATTTGATCCAGTTATTTATCTATCTATTGCTTTTTCAAACCTTTTAACAATTTCTATTGGAAGTTGGTTAGTTTGGAATAATAAAATTACTTTAGGGCAATTAACAAGTTTTATTATGTATCTAGGATTAATGATTTGGCCAATGTTAGCTTTAGCATGGATGTTCAATATTGTTGAAAGAGGAAGTTCAGCATGGAATAGAATACAAAAAATAATTACTTATCCAATTAAATTAAAAAATGGTAATAAATCTGTCCCAAAAAAACCAAAAAAAATAACAATTTTAATTAAAAAATTTTTTTATGAAAAAAATGAAAAACCTATATTAAAAAATATTTCAATTTCTATAAATAATGGAAAAATTTTAGGAATTTGTGGACCTACGGGTTCAGGAAAAAGTACATTAATAAAAATTATTCAAAGAAATTATGATATTTGTAAAGGAAAAATATTATATGGAAAAACACCATTAAAAAAATTTAAATTAAAACAATGGAGAAAAAAAATATCTATAGTAAATCAAGAAATATTTTTGTTTTCAGATACAATTATAAATAATATTACTTTTGGAAATAAAAATATACCTTTTAAAAAAGTTAAAAAATACCTTAATATAGTTGCATTAACAAATGAAATTTTAAAATTAAAAGATACATATAATACATTAATAGGAGAAAAAGGAATTTTATTATCAGGAGGTCAAAAACAAAGAATAGCGATTGCTCGTGCTTTAATTTTAAAACCAGAAATTTTAATTTTAGATGATGCGTTATCAGCAATAGATGGAAGAACATCAAAAATAATTATTAAAAATATTTTTAAATGGAAAAGTAAATATACAACAATAATAATAAGTTCTCATAAAACCTCAATACTAAAAAAATCAGATGAAATTATAGTAATGAAAAAAGGAGAAATTATTAATAAAGGAAATCATACTTCACTTATTAAAAAAAAAAATTGGTATAGAAACTCTTTTTCTTATAAAGCATCATAACAAAAAATAAAAAAAAAGAAATTAAAATGAATAATTTTATAAAATATTGGCCGACTCTTAAAAGACTCTCAAAATATGTAAAACCTTTTCAAAAACTATTATATTTTGGAATTTTTTTACTTTTATCTGCTGCTTTATCTGAAGTTTTAGGACCTATATTAATTAGTAATTTTATTAAAAATATATTAGAAAAACATGAATTTTCAAAAACTATTGTTTTATTTAATATTATCAGTTTTATTGTATTACAAATAACTTCTGTAATTTTATATTATTCTCAAAATATTATATTTAATAAAATATCTATAAAAATTATTCAAAATTTAAGATATGATATAATGAAATCTACATTACTTTTACCTATTGAAATATATGATAGTCAACCAATAGGACATATCATATCAAAAATAACTAATGATACTGAATCAGTAAGAGAACTATATGATACAATACTTGGTTCGATTGTAAATAGTTCTGTTTTAGTACTAATAGTTTTAATAGCAATGTTCATTTTATCCTGGAAAATGGCATTGATTTCAATGATTTTAATACCTATTGTAATTCTTATTATTTTTACTTATCAAAATTATAGTGTTCCTATATTAAAAAAAATAAGATATTTTTTATCAAAAATATATCATGAATTTAATGAAATTGTTAATGGAATTTCAATTATTCAACAATTTAATCAAGAAAAAAGATTTAAAAAACAAATTATTAACACTAGTTATATGCATTACAAATATAAAATGAAAGCATTAAAATTAGAAGGATTTTTATTAAGACCTTTATTAAATTTATTATCTTCATTAATATTATGCGGTATTATGTTTTTATGTATTATATCTGATGAAAATACTTTTAAAGTGGGAGTATTATATGCTTTCATAAGTTATTTATCAAGATTAAACGAACCACTTATTTCAGTTTCAAGTCAACAACCACTTTTACAAAAAGCAATTGTTTCAGGAGAAAGAATTTTTGAATTAATGGATATACCTAAACAAAAATACGGTAAAATCAATAAACCTCTTAAAACAGGAAAAATATTTATAAAAAAATTGTTTTTTAAATATAAAAAAAATTTTTATAATACTTTATCTAATATAAATATTGATATTAAATCTAATAAATTTATTGCTTTTGTCGGAAAAACAGGAAGTGGAAAAAGTACTTTAGCAAATTTATTAATGGGATACTATTCACCAAAATCTGGATCGATTTTTTTAGATAATAAAAAAATTGAACAAATTAGTCATAAATCTTTAAGAAAATCTGTTTCTATAATACAACAAGAACCTGTAATATTTCCAAATACTATTTTAAAAAATATTACTTTAGGAAAAAAGATATCTAATAAAAAAATAAATAAAATATTAAAATTATCTCATTTAAAAAATTTAATATCTTCTTTTAAAAAAGGAATAAAAACTATATTAAGTGAAAAAGGAAATAATATTTCAGTTGGACAAAAACAACTAATTTCTATTGCACGAGCTTTAATAAATAATCCAAAAATATTAATTTTAGATGAAGCAACTGCAAATATAGACATATATACAGAAAAATTAATACAAAAATCTTTATTAAAAATTAAAAATAAAACAACTTTAATAATGATTGCTCATAGATTAGAAACAGTAAAAAAAGCCGATCAAATAATAGTGTTAGATAAAGGTCGGATTGTTGAAAAAGGAAATCATGAACAACTAATAAAGATGAAACAAAAATATTATAAAATGTATAAATCACAAGAATTAAAATAAAATGTTTAAAAATTTTTTTTTAAGTGTTCTATTAATAAAAAAATATATGCATGAATAAATTTAAGTTAGCTGCTTCTTTCCAGACCTGACTAGTTATTTAAATCAAACATCATATATATGATACTAATAAAACACTTAAAAAAATAATATTTTGTACAATAAATATACATTATTTTAAATAAAAAAACAATTTTTTTTATTTTTGTTAAAATTTTATTTTAAAATTTTATGATTAATGAAAATTATTTATAATTATGATAGCATATAAATAAATAAATAAAAAATATAATAAAAAAAATGACATATAAAGTTTTTGCAAGAAAATGGAGACCAAAAAATTTTAATGAAGTCATTGGTCAAAAATACGTTATAAAAGCTCTTTCAAATAGTTTAAAATTAAATAGAATTCATCAAGCATGGATATTATGTGGTACAAGAGGAATTGGTAAAACAACAATTGCAAGAATTTTATCAAAATGTTTAAATTGTAAAAAAAAAATAACAACTACTCCATGTGAAAAATGTAATTCATGTAAAGAAATAAAAAAAAACTGTAGTCCTGATCTAATCGAAATTGATGCAGCTTCAAAAACTAAAATAGAAGATATTAAAGAAGTTTTAAGTAATTCAAAATATTTTCCTGTTAAAGAAAGATTTAAAATTTATTTAATTGATGAAATACATATGCTATCAAGATATAGTTTTAATGCACTACTTAAAACATTAGAAGAACCACCAAAATATGTAAAATTTATTTTAGCTACAACAAATATTGAAAAACTTCCTAAAACTATTGTATCAAGATGTATTAGATTAAATTTAAAAATAATTTCAGAAAAAAAAATTGAATACCACATTAAAAAAATATTAAAAAAAGAAAATATTTTATTTGAAAAAAATAGTTTAAAATTAATTTCAAAAGCAGCTGATGGAAGCATGAGAGATGCTTTAAGTATTACAGAACAAGCAATATCTATTGGGAATGGAACAATAAAAAAAAATAATGTAAAAAAAATGTTAGGAATATTAAAATATGAAAATTTTTTAATATTATTAAAATATATTTTTAAAAAAAATATTATAAAAATTTTTTCTACAACAGAAAAAATTTTATCATTAGATGTCGAACCAGATACTATTTTAATAGAATTATTAAGATTATTACATCATTTGCACATTTTAAAAATGTATTCAATGCATTGGAAATCTAACATATATAACATAAAACAAAAAAAATTTTTAAAACATATATCTAAAAAAAATAGTTATTCTACAATTAAAAATTGTTATTCAATTATATTAAATGGAAGAAAAGATCTTTCTTTTTCTCCATCTAAAAAATTAGGAATGGAACTAACTTTATTAAAAACATTAGAAATTTAATGGAAAAAATTTTTAATTAAAATAAATATTTAAATATAAAAAAAATCGTATAATTAACTTAAAGAGAACAAATATATGTTTAATAAAGGAAATTTTGGAAATTTAATCCAACAAGCTCAAAAAATGCAAGAAAATATGAAAAATATAAAAAAAAAAATAAAATCTATTCAAGTAATAGGAGAATCTGGAGCTGGATTAGTTAAAATAACTTTAAATGGATCACATCATTGTAAAAAAATAGAAATAGATAAATCTTTATTTAAAGATAACGATAAAGAAATTATTGAAGATTTAATAGTTGCAGCTTTTAATGATGCATCAAGAAAAATTTTAGATGAACATAAAAAAAGAATGTCTAAATTTTCTAATGGTATACCTATTCCAAATGATTTAAATTTTTCTATATAAAATTTATTTAAAAATATAAAATTTATACTAATTTTTATACAGTATTATTTAATCAATCTTATAATACAAAGGATTTTTTTAAGGAAAAAAATGAAAATTATTTTAATTGGTTATCCATGTTCTGGAAAAGGAACTCAAGCAAAATTTATTTCAAAAAAATATAAAATACCAAATATATCTATAAGTAATTTACTAAAAAAAGAAATAAAAAAAAAAAAAAATATTAATTTGATAAAAAAAATAAAAAATAAAATTAAATCTGGAAAATTAGTCCCAGACTCAATAATTATAAATTTACTTGAAAAAAGATTAAAAAAAAAAGATTGCTCAATTGGATATATATTAGATGGATTTCCTCGTACATTAAATCAAGCAAAAATAATGTACAAAAAAAATATTAAAATTGATTATGTAATAGAAATATTAGTTTCAAGAGAAAATATCTTTAAAAGAGCATTAGGAAGAAAAATTCATATCCCATCTGGAAGAACATATCATAAAATATACAATCCCCCTTTAATAAAAAATATAGATAATATTACAGGAGAAAATTTAACAACTAGAATTGATGACACAAAAGAAATTGTTAAAAAAAGATTAAATGAATATGATTTATTTCAAAAACAAATATTTTTATTTTATAAAAAAAAAGAAAATATAAAATATTTTCAAATAAATGGAAATAAAAAATTTAAAAATGTAAAAAATTCTATAAAAAAAATTCTTAATTAAAATATTTTATTTATTTATTTTTTTTTATAAAAAATGTGCGCTTTACAGGATTCGAACCTGTGACCCACGGCTTAGAAGGCCGTTGCTCTATCCAACTGAGCTAAAAGCGCTGAAAAAATTTTTAAAAAAAAATAAAAATATTTGTTTTTTAAACATTATAAATTATTTCTTTTAAAAATACCAGTATAAATAAACATATTAAATAAATTACAAAAATTATCTAATAAAAAATAAGAAAAAAAAAATGAATGCAAAAATAATTAATGGGTCAAAAATTGCTAAAAAAATTCAAAAAAAAATTAAAAAAGAAGTAGATC
The sequence above is a segment of the Buchnera aphidicola (Periphyllus acericola) genome. Coding sequences within it:
- a CDS encoding YbaB/EbfC family nucleoid-associated protein: MFNKGNFGNLIQQAQKMQENMKNIKKKIKSIQVIGESGAGLVKITLNGSHHCKKIEIDKSLFKDNDKEIIEDLIVAAFNDASRKILDEHKKRMSKFSNGIPIPNDLNFSI
- a CDS encoding ABC transporter transmembrane domain-containing protein, producing the protein MRLFKQLNWYFLQEWKRYTGSIIILIIVACLQTIPPKIVGKIVDSIVKKNLKFHDSIKLIYIMIFIALTTYLLRYIWRILLFGASYKLAIKLRTLFYNSIVQQNQDFYIKNRTGDLITRVSNDIERIIFAAGEGVLTLVDSLVMGISVLIVMCTQISYKLTFFALIPMPIMTIFIKKYGKELHKKFFKYQISFSALNNKTQEILTSIRMIRAYGLEKFQLKEFEKLVKKSSQRSMKVTKVDAKFDPVIYLSIAFSNLLTISIGSWLVWNNKITLGQLTSFIMYLGLMIWPMLALAWMFNIVERGSSAWNRIQKIITYPIKLKNGNKSVPKKPKKITILIKKFFYEKNEKPILKNISISINNGKILGICGPTGSGKSTLIKIIQRNYDICKGKILYGKTPLKKFKLKQWRKKISIVNQEIFLFSDTIINNITFGNKNIPFKKVKKYLNIVALTNEILKLKDTYNTLIGEKGILLSGGQKQRIAIARALILKPEILILDDALSAIDGRTSKIIIKNIFKWKSKYTTIIISSHKTSILKKSDEIIVMKKGEIINKGNHTSLIKKKNWYRNSFSYKAS
- a CDS encoding ABC transporter transmembrane domain-containing protein: MNNFIKYWPTLKRLSKYVKPFQKLLYFGIFLLLSAALSEVLGPILISNFIKNILEKHEFSKTIVLFNIISFIVLQITSVILYYSQNIIFNKISIKIIQNLRYDIMKSTLLLPIEIYDSQPIGHIISKITNDTESVRELYDTILGSIVNSSVLVLIVLIAMFILSWKMALISMILIPIVILIIFTYQNYSVPILKKIRYFLSKIYHEFNEIVNGISIIQQFNQEKRFKKQIINTSYMHYKYKMKALKLEGFLLRPLLNLLSSLILCGIMFLCIISDENTFKVGVLYAFISYLSRLNEPLISVSSQQPLLQKAIVSGERIFELMDIPKQKYGKINKPLKTGKIFIKKLFFKYKKNFYNTLSNINIDIKSNKFIAFVGKTGSGKSTLANLLMGYYSPKSGSIFLDNKKIEQISHKSLRKSVSIIQQEPVIFPNTILKNITLGKKISNKKINKILKLSHLKNLISSFKKGIKTILSEKGNNISVGQKQLISIARALINNPKILILDEATANIDIYTEKLIQKSLLKIKNKTTLIMIAHRLETVKKADQIIVLDKGRIVEKGNHEQLIKMKQKYYKMYKSQELK
- a CDS encoding SurA N-terminal domain-containing protein; translated protein: MNINSFSLCKKIILKIMLIILITSIIITNVNNYINNYNKSWLVEVNKILIKKNKVQNILINKLNQIKSKNKKKYFKIIENKNKIKNLYKKIVSNTINNILIENYLNKLNIKNNKKNIKNLILKLDIFKKNNKFNKKKYIKFLYKNNLNEQKYFKIINDNLVQNYFLNDIINSEFLLKNEKKLNYKKKSKIIFYKKASLNFKKLISKQKVSNKEILNFYNKNKNFFVFHKKFKLKFLDLSQLSKKYYNDKKKYFKILNIKKKINNLSINKKNYFNLIEKISKIKSNKTKWFTIKNIPKQINFKKIINFLKMQKYYKIYKKKNCINYHFQDKNKNFYIQIIGFKKEKNKSFKNTKKQIKHLLKINKAKIKAYKKLKKIEKELNKKSFKNFNHEKLKFEKKIYNTKKNKKKFSKYINNLNKKFNNKKPIYVKITDYKKKWIILKLFKKKYIKMNKNKKNNLDIRSNLFNQKLLISLILKNLRSKSKIKYNDKYLILKKKSKNKNLLFKKF
- the dnaX gene encoding DNA polymerase III subunit gamma/tau, which translates into the protein MTYKVFARKWRPKNFNEVIGQKYVIKALSNSLKLNRIHQAWILCGTRGIGKTTIARILSKCLNCKKKITTTPCEKCNSCKEIKKNCSPDLIEIDAASKTKIEDIKEVLSNSKYFPVKERFKIYLIDEIHMLSRYSFNALLKTLEEPPKYVKFILATTNIEKLPKTIVSRCIRLNLKIISEKKIEYHIKKILKKENILFEKNSLKLISKAADGSMRDALSITEQAISIGNGTIKKNNVKKMLGILKYENFLILLKYIFKKNIIKIFSTTEKILSLDVEPDTILIELLRLLHHLHILKMYSMHWKSNIYNIKQKKFLKHISKKNSYSTIKNCYSIILNGRKDLSFSPSKKLGMELTLLKTLEI
- a CDS encoding nucleoside monophosphate kinase, which translates into the protein MKIILIGYPCSGKGTQAKFISKKYKIPNISISNLLKKEIKKKKNINLIKKIKNKIKSGKLVPDSIIINLLEKRLKKKDCSIGYILDGFPRTLNQAKIMYKKNIKIDYVIEILVSRENIFKRALGRKIHIPSGRTYHKIYNPPLIKNIDNITGENLTTRIDDTKEIVKKRLNEYDLFQKQIFLFYKKKENIKYFQINGNKKFKNVKNSIKKILN